In Arthrobacter sp. SLBN-112, a genomic segment contains:
- the uvrC gene encoding excinuclease ABC subunit UvrC, producing MANPASYRPKTGEIPTNPGVYRFRDPHGRVIYVGKAKSLRSRLNSYFANPAGLLPKTYAMVHAASSVEWTVVGSELESLQLEYTWIKEFKPRFNVVFRDDKTYPYLAVTMGEKYPRVQVMRGDKRKGTRYFGPYTAGAIRETMDTLLRVFPVRSCSAGVFKRAEATGRPCLLGYIDKCAAPCVGRISPDDHRALADDFCAFMGGEAKRFITKLEKQMADAVAKLDYEHAARLRDDIAALRKVFERNAVVLSEDTDADVFALHEDELEAAVQVFHVRGGRIRGQRGWVVEKVEDFTTPDLVEHLLQQVYGEDGETHGRLPREVLVPVAPSNAEDLATWLGGIRGAKVDIRVPQRGDKAALMSTVRENAEHALKLHKTRRAGDITVRSQALQELQEALDLPVPLLRIECFDVSHVQGTNVVASMVVVEDGLPKKSDYRKFSITGPAASDDTAAMHDVLTRRFRHYLQDKSAQVDESVLAADGRDAVTEDAVLDTTTPAPKAKFAYPPNLVVVDGGQPQVNAAARALAGLGIDDVYVVGLAKRLEEVWLPDSDFPVILPRTSQGLYLLQRIRDEAHRFAITFHRQKRGKAMTVSALDAVPGLGASKRKALLAHFGSVKGVKAATVEELSEAKGIGPALAGAIVNHFAADSLDAAAVPAINMATGEIIET from the coding sequence GTGGCAAATCCAGCAAGTTACCGGCCCAAAACCGGTGAGATCCCCACCAACCCGGGCGTCTACCGGTTCCGTGACCCGCACGGCCGGGTCATTTACGTGGGCAAGGCGAAAAGCCTCCGGTCCCGCCTGAACTCCTACTTCGCCAACCCGGCCGGCCTGTTGCCCAAGACCTACGCCATGGTCCACGCCGCCAGCAGCGTTGAGTGGACCGTGGTGGGCAGCGAACTGGAATCGCTGCAGCTCGAATACACCTGGATCAAGGAATTCAAGCCCCGGTTCAACGTGGTATTCCGGGACGACAAGACCTACCCTTACCTCGCCGTCACCATGGGCGAGAAATACCCCAGGGTGCAGGTCATGCGGGGGGACAAGCGGAAGGGGACCCGCTACTTCGGCCCCTATACCGCGGGCGCCATCCGGGAAACCATGGATACCCTGCTGCGCGTCTTCCCCGTCCGCAGCTGCAGTGCCGGCGTGTTTAAACGGGCCGAAGCCACCGGCCGGCCGTGCCTGCTGGGCTACATCGACAAATGCGCCGCACCGTGCGTGGGCCGGATCTCGCCCGACGACCACAGGGCCCTGGCAGACGATTTCTGCGCCTTCATGGGCGGTGAAGCCAAACGGTTCATCACCAAGCTGGAAAAGCAAATGGCCGACGCCGTGGCAAAACTGGACTACGAGCACGCCGCGCGGCTCCGTGACGACATCGCAGCCCTGCGGAAGGTCTTCGAACGCAACGCGGTGGTGCTGTCCGAGGACACCGACGCCGACGTGTTCGCCCTGCACGAAGACGAGCTCGAAGCCGCCGTCCAGGTGTTCCACGTCCGGGGCGGCCGCATCCGCGGCCAGCGCGGCTGGGTAGTGGAAAAGGTGGAAGACTTCACCACCCCGGACCTTGTGGAGCACCTGCTCCAGCAGGTCTACGGCGAAGACGGCGAGACCCACGGCAGGCTGCCGCGCGAGGTCCTGGTGCCCGTGGCGCCCAGCAACGCGGAGGACCTCGCCACCTGGCTTGGCGGCATCCGCGGGGCCAAGGTGGATATCCGGGTCCCGCAGCGCGGAGACAAGGCGGCGCTGATGTCCACGGTGCGCGAAAATGCCGAACACGCGCTGAAGCTCCACAAGACCCGCCGTGCCGGGGACATCACCGTCAGGTCGCAGGCCCTCCAGGAACTGCAGGAAGCCCTTGACCTGCCGGTGCCGCTGCTCCGGATCGAATGCTTCGACGTCTCCCACGTCCAGGGCACCAACGTGGTGGCCTCCATGGTGGTGGTGGAGGACGGGCTGCCCAAAAAGTCCGATTACCGCAAGTTCTCCATCACTGGACCCGCCGCCTCCGACGACACGGCGGCCATGCATGACGTCCTGACCCGGCGCTTCCGCCACTACCTGCAGGACAAGTCCGCGCAGGTTGACGAGTCCGTCCTCGCAGCGGATGGCCGGGACGCCGTCACGGAAGACGCGGTGCTGGACACCACCACGCCGGCGCCCAAAGCCAAGTTCGCCTACCCGCCCAACCTGGTGGTGGTGGACGGCGGCCAGCCGCAGGTAAACGCGGCAGCCCGCGCGCTGGCCGGCCTGGGCATCGATGACGTCTACGTGGTGGGCCTGGCCAAGCGGCTGGAAGAAGTATGGTTGCCGGACAGCGATTTTCCGGTAATCCTGCCCCGAACCTCGCAGGGCCTGTACCTGCTGCAGCGGATCCGGGACGAGGCCCACCGCTTCGCCATCACCTTCCACCGGCAAAAGCGCGGCAAGGCCATGACCGTCTCGGCGCTCGACGCCGTCCCGGGCCTGGGCGCATCCAAGCGGAAGGCCCTCCTGGCGCACTTCGGCTCGGTCAAGGGCGTCAAGGCCGCCACCGTGGAAGAGCTCTCCGAGGCCAAGGGGATCGGCCCCGCCCTGGCCGGCGCCATCGTGAACCACTTCGCCGCCGACAGCCTCGACGCTGCGGCCGTACCGGCGATCAACATGGCCACCGGCGAAATCATTGAAACTTAG
- a CDS encoding HAD hydrolase-like protein: MTSTTVPVIFDLDGTLVDPAGGITEGIASALRGLGLPVPAQDLLDAMIGPKLSDSLLNVAKVPAGRLEEVVRRYREHYVSTGIAQSRLYPGIRDILESFAAAGRPVAVATQKPQGLAHTVLAHHGIDGFFHGIHGSADDEAAVDGVPLGKTQIIAAALQNLDTRHAIMVGDRAQDVSGAIANGLDCIGVVWGFAPDGELEAAGSIAVVSTGEELVTVIDRLQAIHTAAMSGVSNDGNV; this comes from the coding sequence GTGACTTCAACAACAGTGCCCGTGATCTTTGACCTGGACGGCACTCTTGTCGACCCGGCCGGTGGAATAACAGAAGGCATTGCATCGGCCCTCCGTGGGCTGGGGCTCCCTGTTCCCGCCCAGGACCTGCTGGATGCGATGATCGGCCCCAAACTGAGCGACTCACTGCTCAACGTGGCGAAGGTGCCGGCGGGCCGCCTCGAAGAGGTGGTCCGCCGCTACCGGGAACACTATGTGTCCACCGGAATCGCCCAGAGCCGGCTGTACCCGGGAATCCGCGACATCCTCGAATCTTTCGCTGCAGCGGGACGGCCCGTTGCCGTCGCCACCCAGAAGCCGCAGGGCCTGGCCCACACGGTACTGGCCCACCACGGCATCGACGGTTTCTTCCACGGTATCCACGGCTCCGCTGACGACGAAGCCGCGGTGGACGGCGTTCCGCTCGGCAAGACCCAGATCATCGCCGCCGCCCTGCAGAACCTGGATACCCGGCACGCCATCATGGTGGGGGACCGGGCCCAGGACGTTTCCGGGGCGATCGCCAACGGCCTGGACTGCATCGGGGTCGTCTGGGGATTCGCGCCTGACGGCGAACTTGAAGCGGCGGGGTCGATCGCCGTGGTCAGCACGGGTGAGGAACTGGTCACGGTCATCGACCGGTTGCAAGCCATCCACACCGCGGCCATGAGCGGGGTGAGCAATGATGGAAATGTTTGA
- the whiA gene encoding DNA-binding protein WhiA yields the protein MALTASVKEELSRLDIKKSSVRKAEVSAMLRFAGGLHIISGRIVIEAEVDLASTARRLRAAIAEVYGHQSEIIVVSAGGLRRASRYVVRVVRDGEALARQTGLLDGRGRPVRGLPSAVVNGSAADAEAVWRGAFLAHGSLTEPGRSSSLEVTCPGPESALALVGAARRLDIQAKAREVRGVDRVVIRDGDTIAALLTRMGAHDALMVWEERRMRKEVRATANRLANFDDANLRRSAQAAVAAGARVDRALEILGDDVPDHLKYAGELRVAHKQASLDELGRLADPVMTKDAIAGRIRRLLAMADKRALDLGIPGTDANVTPEMLDE from the coding sequence ATGGCACTGACAGCATCGGTCAAAGAAGAACTGTCCCGTTTGGACATTAAGAAGTCATCAGTGCGCAAGGCGGAAGTCTCCGCCATGCTCCGCTTCGCCGGGGGACTGCACATCATCTCCGGCCGGATCGTCATCGAAGCGGAAGTGGACCTGGCGTCCACGGCCCGCCGGCTCCGCGCCGCCATCGCCGAGGTCTACGGACACCAGAGCGAAATCATCGTGGTCTCCGCGGGCGGACTTCGGCGCGCCAGCCGCTACGTGGTCCGCGTCGTCCGTGACGGTGAGGCACTGGCCAGGCAGACCGGCCTCCTGGACGGCCGGGGCCGCCCCGTGCGCGGGCTGCCGTCCGCCGTCGTCAACGGATCAGCGGCCGACGCCGAAGCTGTGTGGCGCGGGGCGTTCCTTGCCCACGGATCACTGACGGAACCCGGACGGTCCTCCTCGTTGGAGGTCACCTGCCCCGGTCCCGAATCGGCCCTCGCCCTCGTCGGGGCGGCCCGCCGCCTGGACATCCAGGCCAAGGCGCGTGAGGTCAGGGGAGTGGACCGCGTGGTCATCCGCGACGGCGACACCATCGCGGCGCTCCTGACGCGCATGGGCGCCCACGACGCGCTGATGGTTTGGGAAGAACGCCGGATGCGAAAGGAAGTCCGCGCCACGGCAAACCGGCTCGCCAACTTCGACGACGCAAACCTGCGCCGTTCCGCGCAGGCCGCAGTCGCTGCAGGCGCACGGGTGGACCGGGCCCTGGAAATCCTGGGCGACGACGTTCCGGACCACCTGAAATACGCCGGTGAACTGCGGGTGGCGCACAAACAGGCCAGCCTGGACGAACTGGGCCGGCTTGCCGATCCTGTGATGACCAAGGACGCGATTGCCGGAAGGATCCGCCGGCTGCTGGCCATGGCGGACAAACGCGCCCTCGACCTGGGCATTCCCGGAACTGACGCCAATGTGACGCCGGAAATGCTGGACGAGTAA
- the rapZ gene encoding RNase adapter RapZ gives MADTTAGSEDGQDGLETVKPLEAELLVVTGMSGAGRSTAADALEDHGWYVVENLPPQMLGTLAELVSHAPQSIPRLAVVIDVRSKGLFADIRAALGALAASGVTFRVLFLDASDNVLVRRFEQGRRPHPLQGGGRILDGIAAERELLQELRDTSDVVLDTSNYNVHGLATAITELFSETGPVALRLNVMSFGFKYGLPVDANYVADVRFIPNPHWVPQLRPLTGLDKDVSDYVLEAEGVKNFVDRYVLALEPVLEGYRRENKHYATIAVGCTGGKHRSVAVAVELSKKLAQYPRVTVTTAHRDLGRE, from the coding sequence ATGGCAGACACGACGGCGGGATCCGAAGACGGGCAGGACGGGCTGGAGACAGTCAAGCCGCTCGAAGCGGAACTGCTGGTGGTCACCGGGATGTCCGGCGCCGGGCGGAGCACCGCCGCCGATGCGTTGGAGGACCACGGCTGGTATGTCGTGGAGAACCTGCCGCCGCAGATGCTTGGCACGCTGGCCGAACTCGTCTCGCACGCACCGCAGTCCATTCCCCGGCTCGCGGTGGTGATCGACGTCCGCAGCAAGGGGCTCTTCGCCGACATCCGCGCAGCGCTGGGCGCACTTGCCGCCAGCGGCGTCACCTTCCGGGTGCTGTTCCTGGACGCCAGCGACAACGTCCTGGTCCGGCGCTTCGAACAGGGGCGCCGCCCCCACCCGCTCCAGGGCGGCGGACGGATCCTGGACGGTATCGCCGCCGAACGCGAGCTGCTGCAGGAACTGCGCGACACCTCCGACGTCGTGCTCGATACCTCCAATTACAACGTCCACGGACTCGCCACGGCCATTACCGAGCTGTTCAGCGAAACCGGTCCCGTGGCACTGCGGCTGAACGTCATGAGCTTCGGTTTCAAGTACGGCCTGCCGGTGGATGCCAACTACGTGGCGGACGTCCGGTTCATACCCAACCCGCACTGGGTTCCCCAGCTGCGCCCGCTGACCGGCCTGGACAAGGACGTCAGCGACTACGTGCTCGAGGCCGAGGGCGTCAAGAACTTCGTGGACCGCTATGTCCTCGCACTTGAGCCCGTACTGGAAGGGTACCGGCGGGAAAACAAGCACTACGCCACCATCGCCGTCGGCTGCACGGGCGGAAAGCACCGCTCCGTCGCGGTCGCCGTCGAGCTCTCCAAGAAACTCGCTCAGTATCCGCGGGTCACGGTGACCACCGCGCACCGGGATCTGGGCCGCGAATAA
- the tpiA gene encoding triose-phosphate isomerase, with product MTTSTNGAFDRKPFIAGNWKMNMDHVQGITLLQKLAWTLSDAKHDYSRVEVAVFPPFTDLRGVQTLVQGDDLQVGYGGQDLSQFDSGAYTGDISGQFLAKLGCTYVLVGHSERRTIHNESDDVLNAKVKAAFKHGVTPVLCVGEGLEIRQAGTHVEHTLQQLRAGVAGLTNDQAAELVVAYEPVWAIGTGEVAGPEDAQEMCAAIRAELESLFGADVAAKTRLLYGGSVKANNAAAILQERDVDGVLVGGASLDPAEFANIVRFESHLVTD from the coding sequence GTGACTACGTCAACGAATGGCGCCTTCGACCGCAAGCCCTTCATCGCGGGCAACTGGAAAATGAACATGGACCACGTGCAGGGCATCACCCTCCTGCAGAAGTTGGCCTGGACCCTCTCCGACGCCAAGCACGACTACAGCCGCGTTGAGGTTGCCGTGTTCCCGCCGTTCACGGACCTCCGCGGCGTCCAGACCCTGGTCCAGGGCGATGACCTGCAGGTCGGCTACGGCGGCCAGGACCTTTCCCAGTTCGATTCCGGAGCCTACACCGGCGACATTTCCGGCCAGTTCCTGGCCAAGCTCGGCTGCACCTACGTGCTGGTGGGCCACAGCGAACGCCGCACCATCCACAACGAGTCCGACGACGTCCTCAACGCCAAGGTTAAGGCCGCCTTCAAGCACGGAGTCACCCCCGTCCTGTGCGTCGGGGAAGGCCTGGAAATCCGCCAGGCCGGAACCCATGTTGAGCACACGCTCCAGCAGCTGCGCGCCGGCGTTGCAGGACTCACCAACGACCAAGCGGCCGAACTCGTGGTTGCCTACGAGCCCGTTTGGGCGATTGGCACGGGCGAGGTCGCAGGCCCGGAGGATGCACAGGAAATGTGCGCCGCGATCCGAGCGGAACTCGAAAGCCTCTTCGGCGCCGACGTTGCAGCCAAGACCCGCCTGTTGTACGGCGGCTCAGTCAAGGCCAACAACGCCGCCGCCATCCTGCAGGAGCGCGACGTCGACGGTGTCCTTGTGGGCGGTGCCAGCCTCGATCCCGCCGAGTTTGCTAATATTGTCAGGTTCGAGAGCCACCTGGTCACGGACTAG
- the yvcK gene encoding uridine diphosphate-N-acetylglucosamine-binding protein YvcK: MALFTGALPLVPPAGGTAPGQQDKGPNVVALGGGHGLAASLSALRLLTSELTAIVTVADDGGSSGRLREEYGVLPPGDLRMALSALCDDTDWGRTWRDVMQHRFRAGKGPGGSLDEHAMGNLLIVTLWELLGDAVAGLKWAGALLGARGQVLPMSTVPLTIEGDVRVTTPGGGTGLQTIHGQARCAVAGSLEEVRLLPKSAPACTEALTAIELADWVVLGPGSWYTSVLPHLLLPEMRQALCSTPAKRCLTMNLATDTKETSGMTAADHLHVLRRYAPEFSVDVVLADPASVPDRQEFEKAAGMIGAEVVLGKVGASGRRPVHEPLRLATAYQDIFGNS; encoded by the coding sequence ATGGCCCTTTTCACCGGTGCCCTGCCCCTGGTGCCACCGGCCGGCGGAACAGCGCCCGGCCAACAGGACAAGGGCCCCAACGTTGTGGCGCTGGGCGGCGGACACGGCCTGGCGGCCTCCTTGTCGGCACTGCGCCTGCTCACCTCCGAGCTCACCGCGATCGTCACCGTTGCGGACGACGGCGGCTCTTCCGGGCGTCTGCGCGAGGAGTACGGCGTCCTCCCGCCCGGAGACCTCCGCATGGCACTTTCCGCGCTCTGCGACGACACCGACTGGGGCCGCACCTGGCGTGACGTCATGCAGCACCGCTTCCGCGCCGGAAAAGGCCCGGGCGGCTCCCTGGACGAACACGCCATGGGCAACCTGTTGATCGTCACCCTCTGGGAACTCCTGGGCGACGCCGTCGCCGGGCTCAAGTGGGCCGGTGCGCTTCTCGGTGCCAGGGGCCAGGTCCTGCCCATGTCCACCGTTCCGCTCACCATCGAAGGCGACGTCCGCGTCACCACCCCCGGCGGCGGAACCGGGCTGCAGACCATCCACGGGCAGGCGCGCTGCGCGGTCGCCGGCTCCCTGGAGGAAGTCCGGCTCCTGCCTAAATCGGCGCCCGCCTGCACGGAGGCCTTGACGGCAATCGAGCTGGCCGACTGGGTGGTTCTGGGCCCCGGCTCCTGGTACACGTCGGTACTGCCCCACCTGCTGCTGCCCGAGATGCGCCAGGCATTGTGCAGCACTCCGGCCAAGCGCTGCCTGACCATGAACCTTGCCACCGACACCAAAGAAACGTCCGGCATGACGGCCGCGGACCATCTTCACGTCCTCCGGCGCTACGCTCCGGAGTTCAGCGTTGACGTCGTCCTCGCCGATCCCGCCTCCGTACCCGACCGGCAGGAGTTCGAGAAGGCCGCCGGCATGATCGGCGCGGAGGTGGTCTTGGGTAAAGTAGGGGCGTCGGGACGCCGCCCTGTCCACGAGCCACTGCGGCTGGCGACGGCGTACCAGGACATTTTTGGGAACAGTTAG
- the pgk gene encoding phosphoglycerate kinase: MTSHTLNELIAEGVRGRYILVRSDLNVPLDGSTVTDDGRIKASLPVLSKLTDAGARVLVTAHLGRPKGAPEDKYSLRPAVDRLAELADFKVTLAADTVGDAAKGAAASLQDGEALVLENVRFDSRETSKDDAERGTFADELVALTGDNGAYVDDAFGAVHRKHASVYDVATRLPSYQGDLVHTEVEVLRKLTTDTQRPYVVVLGGSKVSDKLAVIENLLGKADTILVGGGMLFTFLAAAGHKVGSSLLEEDQIPVVQDYLKRAADAGTEFVVPTDVVVAEKFAADAAHQTVPADAIESSSFGAQGIGLDIGPDTAAAFADRIKGARTVFWNGPMGVFEFEAFSAGTRAIAQALTETDGFTVVGGGDSAAAVRTLGFADDQFGHISTGGGASLEYLEGKELPGLSVLDR, from the coding sequence ATGACATCTCACACCCTCAACGAACTGATCGCTGAAGGTGTCCGCGGGCGGTACATTCTGGTTCGAAGTGACCTGAATGTGCCGCTCGACGGCTCTACAGTTACTGACGACGGCCGCATCAAGGCCTCACTGCCAGTGCTGTCAAAGCTCACGGACGCCGGTGCCCGCGTGCTGGTAACAGCCCACCTCGGACGCCCCAAGGGGGCCCCGGAGGACAAGTATTCCCTTCGTCCCGCCGTGGACCGCCTCGCCGAACTGGCGGACTTCAAGGTCACCCTGGCAGCCGACACCGTTGGTGACGCCGCCAAGGGTGCCGCAGCGTCCCTGCAGGACGGCGAAGCGCTGGTCCTGGAGAACGTCCGCTTCGACTCCCGCGAGACCAGCAAGGACGACGCCGAACGCGGCACCTTCGCCGACGAGCTCGTGGCACTGACCGGTGACAACGGCGCCTACGTGGATGACGCCTTCGGCGCCGTCCACCGCAAGCACGCCAGTGTCTACGACGTCGCCACCCGGTTGCCGTCGTACCAGGGCGACCTGGTGCACACGGAGGTGGAAGTCCTTCGGAAGCTGACCACTGACACCCAGCGTCCCTACGTGGTGGTGCTCGGCGGCTCCAAGGTCTCCGACAAGCTCGCGGTCATCGAGAACCTGCTCGGCAAAGCCGACACCATCCTGGTGGGCGGTGGCATGCTGTTCACCTTCCTGGCAGCCGCCGGTCACAAGGTGGGCTCCAGCCTCCTCGAGGAAGACCAGATCCCCGTGGTCCAGGACTACCTCAAGCGGGCTGCAGATGCAGGCACCGAATTCGTCGTTCCCACGGACGTTGTGGTGGCAGAGAAGTTCGCGGCGGATGCCGCGCACCAAACGGTGCCGGCTGACGCCATCGAAAGCAGCAGCTTCGGTGCCCAGGGCATCGGCCTGGATATCGGCCCGGACACCGCTGCCGCCTTCGCGGACCGGATTAAGGGAGCCCGCACGGTCTTCTGGAACGGGCCCATGGGAGTCTTCGAATTCGAGGCCTTCTCCGCCGGTACCCGTGCCATCGCACAGGCCCTGACGGAAACCGACGGTTTCACCGTTGTGGGCGGCGGCGACTCGGCAGCGGCGGTACGCACGCTGGGATTCGCCGATGACCAGTTCGGCCACATTTCCACTGGCGGCGGCGCAAGCCTGGAATACCTCGAAGGCAAGGAGCTTCCCGGCCTCAGCGTCCTGGACCGGTAG
- a CDS encoding lysophospholipid acyltransferase family protein has protein sequence MEMFDAVRWTTRNLISGTCRPTVVGLENVPSDGPFIAAPNHLSFFDSVIVQALMPRPVAFFAKAEYFTTGGVKGKVMKAFFESVGSIPVERGEQAASVQALKTLLDILESGRGIGIYPEGTRSRDGILYRGRTGVGWLALTTGAPVIPVGLIGTEKLQRAGEKGVRPQHFTMKVGEPLYFDKTGPDHSLPARREVTDRIMDAIAALSGQERSTSYNQSKSAE, from the coding sequence ATGGAAATGTTTGATGCCGTCCGCTGGACCACGCGCAACCTGATCTCCGGCACCTGCCGGCCCACCGTCGTCGGACTCGAAAATGTCCCCTCCGACGGCCCATTCATCGCGGCTCCCAACCACCTGTCCTTTTTTGACAGCGTGATCGTGCAAGCATTGATGCCCCGTCCGGTCGCGTTTTTCGCCAAGGCCGAGTACTTCACCACCGGAGGCGTCAAGGGCAAGGTCATGAAGGCCTTCTTCGAGTCCGTTGGCTCCATTCCGGTGGAGCGCGGCGAACAGGCGGCCAGCGTCCAGGCGCTCAAGACACTCCTGGACATCCTCGAGTCCGGCCGCGGCATCGGCATCTACCCCGAGGGCACCCGCTCCCGGGACGGCATCCTCTACCGGGGCCGCACCGGCGTCGGCTGGCTCGCCCTCACCACCGGGGCCCCGGTCATCCCGGTGGGACTGATCGGGACCGAGAAACTCCAGCGCGCCGGCGAGAAGGGTGTCAGGCCGCAGCACTTCACCATGAAAGTGGGGGAGCCGCTGTACTTCGACAAGACCGGCCCGGACCACTCCCTTCCCGCACGCCGTGAAGTCACGGACCGGATCATGGACGCGATCGCTGCCCTGAGCGGCCAGGAGCGTTCCACCAGCTACAACCAGAGCAAGTCCGCGGAGTAG
- the gap gene encoding type I glyceraldehyde-3-phosphate dehydrogenase: MTTRIGINGFGRIGRNYFRAALAQGADLEIVAVNDLTSPEALAHLFKYDSVGGRLKETIEVKDGNIVVNGNVVKVLAERDPAKLPWGDLGVDIVIESTGFFTKAADAQKHIDAGAKKVLISAPASDEDITIVMGVNDNLYDNATHNIISNASCTTNCLGPLAKVVNDEFGIERGLMTTVHAYTADQNLQDGPHKDLRRARAAAINMVPTSTGAAKAIGLVLPELKGKLDGYAIRVPVPTGSATDLTVTVSRETTVEEVNAALKRASESEELQGFLTYTDEPIVSSDIVGDPASSIFDAGLTKVIGNQVKVVSWYDNEWGYSNRLVDLTELVASKLG, from the coding sequence GTGACGACCCGTATTGGTATCAACGGCTTCGGCCGCATTGGCCGCAACTACTTCCGCGCAGCACTTGCCCAGGGCGCGGACCTGGAAATCGTTGCCGTCAACGACCTCACCAGCCCCGAAGCCCTGGCCCACCTGTTCAAGTACGACTCCGTCGGCGGGCGCCTGAAGGAAACCATCGAGGTCAAGGACGGCAACATCGTCGTCAACGGCAACGTGGTCAAGGTCCTGGCGGAACGCGACCCCGCCAAGCTCCCCTGGGGCGATCTGGGCGTGGACATCGTCATCGAATCCACCGGCTTCTTCACCAAGGCAGCCGATGCGCAGAAGCACATCGATGCAGGCGCCAAGAAGGTCCTGATCTCCGCTCCGGCCTCGGACGAGGACATCACCATCGTGATGGGCGTCAACGACAACCTGTACGACAACGCCACGCACAACATCATTTCCAACGCCTCCTGCACCACCAACTGCCTCGGCCCGCTGGCCAAGGTGGTTAACGACGAATTCGGCATCGAGCGTGGACTCATGACCACCGTGCACGCCTACACCGCCGACCAGAACCTCCAGGACGGTCCGCACAAGGACCTGCGCCGTGCACGTGCTGCGGCCATCAACATGGTTCCCACCTCCACCGGCGCCGCCAAGGCAATCGGCCTTGTCCTGCCTGAGCTCAAGGGCAAGCTGGACGGTTACGCCATCCGCGTCCCCGTGCCCACCGGCTCCGCCACCGACCTCACCGTCACCGTCTCCCGCGAGACCACCGTGGAGGAAGTCAACGCCGCCCTCAAGCGTGCCTCGGAGTCCGAGGAACTGCAGGGCTTCCTGACCTACACGGACGAGCCCATCGTCTCCTCCGACATCGTTGGCGACCCCGCTTCCTCGATCTTCGACGCCGGCCTGACCAAGGTCATCGGCAACCAGGTCAAGGTTGTTTCCTGGTATGACAACGAATGGGGCTACTCCAACCGCCTCGTCGACCTCACGGAGCTCGTGGCATCCAAGCTGGGCTAG
- a CDS encoding superoxide dismutase yields the protein MTEYVLPELKYDYAALEPHISARIMELHHSKHHAAYVTGANNALAQLAEAREKGDFANINRLSKDLAFHTGGHINHSVFWNNLSPDGGDKPEGELAAAIDDAFGSFDAFRAQFSAAALGLQGSGWGFLAYEPIGGNLVIEQLYDQQGNVALGTTPLLMLDMWEHAFYLDYVNVKADYVKAFWNIVNWADVAQRFEAARTNATGLITLP from the coding sequence GTGACTGAGTACGTATTGCCCGAACTCAAGTACGACTACGCCGCCCTTGAGCCGCACATCTCTGCGCGGATCATGGAGCTGCACCACAGCAAGCACCACGCAGCCTACGTCACCGGCGCCAACAACGCGCTGGCCCAGCTTGCCGAGGCACGGGAAAAGGGCGACTTCGCCAACATCAACCGTCTCTCCAAGGACCTCGCGTTCCACACCGGCGGCCACATCAACCACTCGGTCTTCTGGAACAACCTGTCCCCGGACGGCGGCGACAAGCCCGAAGGCGAGCTGGCGGCTGCCATCGACGACGCTTTTGGTTCCTTCGATGCGTTCCGCGCCCAGTTCAGCGCCGCCGCACTGGGACTGCAGGGCTCGGGCTGGGGCTTCCTGGCCTACGAACCCATCGGTGGAAACCTTGTCATCGAACAGCTGTATGACCAGCAGGGGAACGTTGCCCTGGGCACCACCCCGCTGCTGATGCTGGACATGTGGGAGCACGCCTTCTACCTTGACTACGTCAACGTCAAGGCCGACTACGTCAAGGCATTCTGGAACATCGTCAACTGGGCCGACGTCGCCCAGCGCTTCGAGGCAGCCCGCACCAACGCCACGGGACTCATCACCCTTCCGTAG